CCACGTGGTGCAGACCGACGGACGCGAGGCCACGTTCGGCCCCTTCGAGTACAGCGGGAACGCCTTCCGCGGCCTCGACTGGGTGGGCGAGCGCGTGGGCTATCAGATCTTCCCCGAGCGCTTTCTGAACGGCAACCCCGGCAACGACGAGCTGGCGCTGGCCAGCGACGAGTACAACTTCAACGCCAAGTGGCGGCGGCTTGACCAAGGCAACAAGCCCTTCCTCTCGCCCTGGGACGGCCCGGTTACGCCGCAGCTGTGCTGCCACCAGTACTTTGGCGGCGACCTGGCCGGGGTGATCGCCAAGCTCGACTACCTGGCGCGCCAGGGGGTGGGGCTCGTCTACCTGAACCCCGTCTTCGACTCGGGCTCGGCCCACGGCTACGACACCCACGACTACCTGAAGGTCTCGCCCAAGTTCGGCGACAAGGAGACCCTGCGCCGGCTGCTGGACGAGGCCCACGAGCGCGGCATCAAGGTGCTCTTCGACTTCGTGCCCAACCACACCGGGCTGGGCTTCTGGGCCTTTCGCGACGTGGTGAAGCGGGGCCCCAACTCGCCCTACTGGAACTGGTACTTCATCAAGAAGTGGCCCTTCGAACCGGGCGACGAGAACGCCTACGAGGCCTGGTGGAACATCGGCAGCCTGCCCAAGCTGAACACCGGCAACCCCGGCGTGCGTCGCTACCTGCTGGAGGTGGCGGGGTACTGGATCCGCTTCGGCTTTGACGGCGTGCGCGTTGACGTCCCCGGTGACCTCATCGACGCCCACGCCTTCTTCGCCGAGATGCGCCGCGAGCTCAAGAAGATCAACCCCGAGGCCTACCTGGTCGCCGAGATCTGGCAGGCCGACGCCAGCTGGCTGGCGGGCGACGAGTTCGACAGCCTGATGAACTACGCCCTCGGCCGCGGCGCGATCCTCAAGTACGCCAAAGGGAAGCCGGCCGCGTTCGCCAACGGCAAGCGCGCCCTGCGCGAGATGAGCCAGGTCTACGCGGTGCTGCCCGAGGCCGCCGCCGACATGGGGTTCAACCTCATCGACTCGCACGACACCAGCCGCCTGCTCACCGACGTGGGCGGGGGCAAGTTCGGTCAGGAGCCGACGCCCGAGGGGTTGGCGCGCCAGCGCCTGGCCAGCGCGATCCTCTACGCCCTGCCGGGCGTGCCGGTGCACTTCCAGGGCGACGAGTGCGCCTTCCTGGGCGAGAAGGACCCCTACGACAAGCAGCGCTACCCCTTGCAGTGGGAGCGGTGCGACGCAGGGATGCAGACCTTCTACCGCGATCTGGCGCGGATCAAGACCTCGCTTCCGGCCTTCGATACCGCGATCTGGCGCGCCTACCTGGGCGAGGGGCCGCTGCTCGGTTTCTTCCGCGGCCAGCCGGGCCCCGGCGAGGTGCTGGCGCTCTTCAACAACGCCACAGAGCCCCAGACCGCACCGCTTCCTCCGGGGGCCTGGCAGGACGTGCAGACCCGGCGGACGTACCGGGGGGAGGTGCCGCTCGAGGCGTTGGGATGGCGTTACCTGCGCCACCGGCCCTGACGCGGAGCCGATCGAAACGAGGGGGCGGCCTGTGGCCGCCCCTGAGGTTTTCCGTTGTGAGCGCTAGATCGCGAAACGGCCCGCCAGCCAGCGCACCAGCAGGTAGCCTCCGCCCAGCAGCCAAACGTACATCGCGCCCGCCAGCAGGAGAGGCTTCACCCCCGCCTGGCGGAACTTCTCGATCCCCGTCTCCATCCCCAGCGCGGTCATGGCCATGGTGAGCAGGAAGGTGTCGAGAACGTTGATCTCGTGCACCCAGGCGCCCGGCAGCCAGTGCAGCGAGTTGAACGCCGCCACCCCGACGAAGTAGACCGCGAACCAGGGGACGCTTACCTTGCCGCGGCTCCTGACCGCCAAACCCAACAGCAAGAGCAGCGGCACCAGCAGCATCACCCGGGTCATCTTGACGATCACCGCACTGTCGGTCGCAGCCTGGCCGACCGCGCTGCCGGCGCCCACCACCTGGGCCACCTCGTGGACGGTGGCGCCCACGTAGAGCCCGTAGGCGGCGGGGTCCAGGTGCAGCAGACCGGAGCGGAAGAGCACCGGGTAGAGGAACATCGACAGGGTGCCGAAGAGCACCACGGTGCCCACGGCCACCGCGCTCTTGTAGGGCTTGGCGTCGAGGGTGGCCTCGGTGGCCAGCACCGCCGCCGCGCCGCAGACCGAGGAGCCCGAAGCGGTGAGCAGGCTGGTGTCGCGGTCCATGCGCAGCAGGCGCACCCCCACGAAGGCTCCGATCAGGAAGGTGGTGGCGAGCATGAAAGTCGAGGCGATCAGGCCCGGCGCGCCTACCTGGGCGATCTGCTGGAAGGTGATGCGAAAGCCGTAGAGCACCACGGCGAGGCGCAGCAGCGTCTTGGCGGAGAACTGAATGCCGGGCACCCAGGTAGCGGGAAGATGGCCGCGCAGGGTGTTGGCGTAGAACATCCCCAGGACGATGCCGACGATCAGCGGACTGAGCCGCAGCGCGGCGACCGGGGGCCAGGCGCTGATCTGGAAGGCGGCGAGCGAAAAGAGGGCGACGAAGAGAAGGCCGTGGATGGTGTGGGGCGCGTTTGGTCGGCTAAAGGGCATGGTACGGATCCTCCTGCATACCCGCAAAGCATAACGCCTTACGCATCAACGAAGGTTCAACCCAGCCCGTAGAATCGACGGGTGCACGGTGGGTTGGGGTCCTTGGACGGCGAAGGGGCGGTGCTGGCGCCCATGGCCGGCTTTACCGACGCAGCCTTCCGCGTCGTGGCCGAGCGCTTCGGGGCGCTGTGGACGGTGGGGGAGATGGTGATGGCGGGCTCGCTGCTGCGGGGCTCGGCGGAGGCGCGGGCGCTTTTGCAGCCGCACCCCGAGGAGCGTTCGCGGGTGGTGCAGCTCGCGGGGGCGGACCCGGACGAGGTCGCCCGGGCGGCTGCGCTGGCGTACGGGCGGGTCCGCCCGCGCGCGATCGACCTGAACATGGGCTGCCCCATGCCCAAGGTGACGGTGCGGGGCGCGGGGGCGGCGCTCCTGGACGACCCCGAGCGGGCGGCGCGCATGGTGGCCGGGGTGCGCGAGGCGACCGGCCTGCCGGTGAGCGTGAAGCTGCGGCTGGGGTTCGCGCAGGTGAACGCAGTGGAGATGGCCCGGAGGCTCGAGCAGGCCGGGGCGGCGCTCTTACGCGTGCACGGGCGCACGGCGGCTCAGCGTTACGGCGGCCGGGCCGACTGGGACCGGATCCGCGAGGTGGCCCGGGCGGTGCGGATCCCGGTAGTGGGCACGGGGGACGTGCGCACCGTGGAGGATTACCGCGCGCGCCGCGCCATGGGGCTGGGCGTGGCCGTGGCGCGGGGGGCGGCGGGGCGGCCGTGGTTCTTCGCCGAGGTGCGGGGGGAGCCGGTGCCGGCGCGCCTCCGGCGGGAGGCGGCGCAGCAGCACCTGCGGCTCCACCTGGACTGGTACGCCCGGCGCGGCGAGGCCTGGGCGCTGCGCGCCTTCCGCGGGCACCTGAAGGCCTACCTGGGCGCGGCTCCGGCACCGGTACGCGCCCGGGCGCTGGCGCTGGAGCGGGCGGACGAGGTGGCCGAGGTGTTGGGGGCGTGGACGGGTGTGTAGTGCGCGGTGCGTGGTGCGTGGTGCAGGCAGGCGGCCAACGTAGGAACCTGCGGCTTGAGGCCCATAGTATGGGCGGGCTGCCAGCAGCGATAAGATCCCTGTTTAGGCGCTTTTGCGCCTCGTCGGGGATGACGGAAGGGGGCGTGGAGCGTAAGGAGTGGGATGTGGGTAACCCACTGAAGGATCAACGTCCGCCCACAGGCGTGCGTGTTAGGCAGACGATGCGCACGCGGGGCTCTTCCCGTTTTCTACGTACCACCGTCCACCACCTACCACGTACCACCGTTCTCGTCATTCCGGACGAGCGGGCCATGTGGCCCGCGAGAGCCGGAATCTTAACGCCGATCAGGAGTCGGCGATCGAAGCACTAACGGCGACGACGGCGCGTCGATGAACTCGCTATGCTCGGCAGCAGTATGCCCCGGTTAGAGGTTGTTGCGCTCCCTTGGCCTGGGCAACGTAGACGTAGGCTGGGATGAGGCAGAAACGACAAGATCCCCGATCCCGGCGCTCCGCGCCTCGTCGAGGATGACGTAAGAAGAGCGGGGAGTGGAAGGGGCTGGGATGGCAGTGTCGCAGCAATCGTGTGGACGTCGAGGCGCCGAGTCTGCACGGTTTTGGGCTTGCAAAGAAAAGGCGGGCAGGCTCACGGCCGCTACCCGCTACGCCCTCCCCCTCTAACGATCCCCCAGTCTCGCGCCATGTGCCATGTACCGCGCACTGCGCACTGTGTACCACCCACCATTTACCGCCTGCCACCCGCTGCGTACTGCCTCTCGTCATTCCGGACGAGCGGGCCACCCGGCCCGTGAGAGCCGGAATCTTTGCTGGGCGCGAATAAGAGGATCGACCGCCCGGTCGGTTCGCTAAACGACCACGACAAGATCCCCGACCTCGGCGCTTCGCACCTCGTCGGGGATGACGGAAGGAGGGGCGGGGCGAGGGTGGCCAAGAGGCGCGGGGCCGCCTTGTGCCTTCGACTTCGGAGCAAGCCGATTCCGCCGAAACGCCGGGGCGACGTTCCGGAAGTAGAGGCAGACCGGGCGCCGGCCCGGTTCCGCCCGCTACCGCGGATCTTGCCTCCGCTCCTGCGTCCCCCCGGTAGACTGGAGGGCGTGGAAATCGCCCTGGGGAGCACGAACGCGGTCAAGCTGCTGGCGCTCAGGTGGGCGCTCGAGCGCCTGGGGCTCGACGTCGAGCCGCGCCCGCTGGAGGTGCCCAGCGGCGTGGCCGCGCAGCCCTTGAGCGAGGCCGAGACCGCGGCCGGGGCGCTGGCGCGGGCGCGGGCGGCGCGCGAGCGCGCCGGTGCCGCGCTGGGCGTGGGCATCGAGGGCGGGGTGGACCTGGAGGGCGGCTGGGTCGTCAACGTGGCGGCGGTGGACGACGGCGAACGCTACGCGTTGGGGCGCAGCCCCGGGGTGCAGCTGCCGGCCGGCTGGCTGGCGGCGCTGCGGGCGGGGGAGACGCTGGGCGAGCTCATCGAGGCCCGTTACGGCCCCGAGGCGCGGGCGCTGGGGGCGATGGGCGTCTTCACCGGCGGAGCGCTCACCCGCCAGGAGGCCAGCGCCCAGGCGGCGCTAGCCGCGCTCGGACGCTACTTCGTGCTGGTGGCGGAGGGCGGCGCTGAGTGAGCCGTAGTAGGCGTAGCCGGGAAGGTCTGGCAGCGGGGGGCGGTCGAGGACGTACTGCCAGGCGGCGGGGCGGTTCACGGCCACCCATCCGTAGGGCTCCAGCAGCCCGCTGAGCTCTTCTTTCACCTCGAAAGCGTAATCGCCGGGGAGCTCGAGCTCCGCGAGCATAGCCAGCCACTCGGCGAAGGCGACCGGGTCGGCGCGGTCCGGCACCACGAAGCGCACCCCGCCGCGGGCGCGGCCCAGCCGCTTGTGGCGGCGCAGAAAGCGGCGCAGGCCGCGGCGCTCCTCGC
This genomic stretch from Oceanithermus desulfurans harbors:
- a CDS encoding alpha-amylase family glycosyl hydrolase codes for the protein MRKLITFLLVLVLGLALAVKVTFRYTPPPGLEVNSVSLRGSFNGWGETPMTQQPDGSWTVTLDLEPGEYSYKFFINGQWPKDMCDDPTFGNPMVDPQADGCTDDGFGGQNAVRVVEAPVQKASGPVELAFEHDPAQARYLSVADGRLAVRFSAGAGSVAKAELLAEGTRYKMYPQLEARGRAYWRVSLPDRPTRYRIHVVQTDGREATFGPFEYSGNAFRGLDWVGERVGYQIFPERFLNGNPGNDELALASDEYNFNAKWRRLDQGNKPFLSPWDGPVTPQLCCHQYFGGDLAGVIAKLDYLARQGVGLVYLNPVFDSGSAHGYDTHDYLKVSPKFGDKETLRRLLDEAHERGIKVLFDFVPNHTGLGFWAFRDVVKRGPNSPYWNWYFIKKWPFEPGDENAYEAWWNIGSLPKLNTGNPGVRRYLLEVAGYWIRFGFDGVRVDVPGDLIDAHAFFAEMRRELKKINPEAYLVAEIWQADASWLAGDEFDSLMNYALGRGAILKYAKGKPAAFANGKRALREMSQVYAVLPEAAADMGFNLIDSHDTSRLLTDVGGGKFGQEPTPEGLARQRLASAILYALPGVPVHFQGDECAFLGEKDPYDKQRYPLQWERCDAGMQTFYRDLARIKTSLPAFDTAIWRAYLGEGPLLGFFRGQPGPGEVLALFNNATEPQTAPLPPGAWQDVQTRRTYRGEVPLEALGWRYLRHRP
- a CDS encoding YeiH family protein, with product MPFSRPNAPHTIHGLLFVALFSLAAFQISAWPPVAALRLSPLIVGIVLGMFYANTLRGHLPATWVPGIQFSAKTLLRLAVVLYGFRITFQQIAQVGAPGLIASTFMLATTFLIGAFVGVRLLRMDRDTSLLTASGSSVCGAAAVLATEATLDAKPYKSAVAVGTVVLFGTLSMFLYPVLFRSGLLHLDPAAYGLYVGATVHEVAQVVGAGSAVGQAATDSAVIVKMTRVMLLVPLLLLLGLAVRSRGKVSVPWFAVYFVGVAAFNSLHWLPGAWVHEINVLDTFLLTMAMTALGMETGIEKFRQAGVKPLLLAGAMYVWLLGGGYLLVRWLAGRFAI
- a CDS encoding tRNA dihydrouridine synthase, translating into MHGGLGSLDGEGAVLAPMAGFTDAAFRVVAERFGALWTVGEMVMAGSLLRGSAEARALLQPHPEERSRVVQLAGADPDEVARAAALAYGRVRPRAIDLNMGCPMPKVTVRGAGAALLDDPERAARMVAGVREATGLPVSVKLRLGFAQVNAVEMARRLEQAGAALLRVHGRTAAQRYGGRADWDRIREVARAVRIPVVGTGDVRTVEDYRARRAMGLGVAVARGAAGRPWFFAEVRGEPVPARLRREAAQQHLRLHLDWYARRGEAWALRAFRGHLKAYLGAAPAPVRARALALERADEVAEVLGAWTGV
- a CDS encoding inosine/xanthosine triphosphatase, giving the protein MEIALGSTNAVKLLALRWALERLGLDVEPRPLEVPSGVAAQPLSEAETAAGALARARAARERAGAALGVGIEGGVDLEGGWVVNVAAVDDGERYALGRSPGVQLPAGWLAALRAGETLGELIEARYGPEARALGAMGVFTGGALTRQEASAQAALAALGRYFVLVAEGGAE
- a CDS encoding DUF72 domain-containing protein, which encodes MLYLGTSGWPSGGEWSGLSPRQRRRRYFGLFNSIELVQTHRRVPDWDVVGRWRAYAPAGFVYSWVAPRYLTYRPGGEERRGLRRFLRRHKRLGRARGGVRFVVPDRADPVAFAEWLAMLAELELPGDYAFEVKEELSGLLEPYGWVAVNRPAAWQYVLDRPPLPDLPGYAYYGSLSAALRHQHEVASERG